Proteins from a genomic interval of Rosa chinensis cultivar Old Blush chromosome 2, RchiOBHm-V2, whole genome shotgun sequence:
- the LOC112190170 gene encoding uncharacterized protein LOC112190170, producing MTFLVLTEIKSENALSASHNKKIKNATTPLLLQFPCMLLQGSSACASMRSGVEPIHTYEFLWSFQSSKGFWSHICSGWATKIDPNGAQIKGGSWFVLFGSTPKRK from the exons ATGACTTTTCTTGTGCTCACCGAAATAAAAAGTGAAAACGCTCTCTCTGCGTCGCACAATAAAAAGATAAAGAACGCCACAACACCGCTCCTTCTCCAGTTCCCTTGTATGCTCTTGCAG GGTAGCAGTGCATGCGCGTCCATGCGGTCTGGGGTTGAACCCATTCATACCTACGAATTTCTCTGGAGCTTCCAGTCTTCTAAAG GCTTTTGGTCACATATATGTTCAGGTTGG GCTACAAAAATTGACCCAAATGGTGCCCAG ATTAAGGGTGGAAGTTGGTTTGTTCTGTTTGGTTCAACTCCGAAAAGAAAATAA